The Marinomonas sp. CT5 genome contains the following window.
TATTGATTTAATAACAGAAGAGCTGTCTGCTATTTCAGCTTACGTACCTCTGGTGCTTCTGATGTCCAGCGTTTTGAATCCATTTGAAAACCAAACTTAGCTAAAAAAAGGCTATTGGCTTTATCTATTTTGTGAGTCACACCAATTGCCTTGTCAAACTTTTTAAGCCTTGCTGGGTAATAACACAAACTTGAAACCCTAGAGCAAATGGTTAGCAATGCCTTTCTGATAAATTCCTGTCGCTTCAAGAGTGACATGAAGTTGCCCAGGCATTTTCAAGCACTTTCCGTCAATAACGTCAGAAACGGTTTTAGCCTTTCAGGTATCAATACAACAAATTCATTGACGAGCTCGTCGTAGGGTTGTTGGCCTTTGCCTAGTGGATCAGGAAGGTCTAAAACAGGATGAAGTGTCATAAGCATTGGCATTTTATCTGTTTTACTTTTCGCTATGATTTCTTGAGTATGGAGTAGGTGTTCATTGGTCATCACAAAGATAACATCCTGTTCTTTGATTAGTTCTGCGGTTAAACGTTGGCTTTTTCCATTATGGTGAATATTGTGCCTTGCTAAAGCAATCACTGCTTCAGGTGAAGCAGGGGTATTTGGTTTGGCTTGGGTGCCTGCAGATGACACTTTAATTTTGTTTGTTCTAAAGGTTGTACTCAACCAAGATTTTGTCACGGCTTCCGCCATTGGAGAGCGACAGGTATTGCCACTGCAAATAAATAAAATGGATAGCATATTGATAATTTAATGACCTAGAATTTGATTTAAGAATTGCTGAGTTCTAGCTGATCTTGGGTTATTGAAAAAAGTATCAGGTGGACCTTCTTCGATGATTTCGCCAGCGTCCATAAAGATAACTCTGTCTGCTACGCGTTTAGCGAAGCCCATTTCATGGGTGACGCAAATCATAGTGATATTTTCTTCTACAAGGGACACCATGACATCCAATACTTCTTTGATCATTTCTGGATCTAGAGCGGAAGTCGGTTCATCAAAAAGAATGGTTTTTGGTCCCATGCTCAAGGTACGAGCAATAGCAACACGCTGCTGCTGACCGCCAGACAATTGCGATGGGTATTTATTCGCTTGTTCACTGATTTTCACACGTTCGAGAAATGTCATCGCATTTTCCATTGCAACACTTTTTGGTTGTTTTCTGACATGCATAGGCGCAAGTATGCAGTTCTCAAGAACGGTCAGGTGTGGATATAAGTTAAAGTGTTGGAACACCATCCCTACCTCTTGACGTACTTGGTTTATGTTTTTTAAGTTGTTATTTAACTCAATACCGTCAACGATAATTTGACCGCTTTGATGCTCTTCTAATCGGTTTAAGCAACGAATCAGTGTTGATTTACCTGAACCAGAAGGGCCGCAAATCACCACTCGCTCACCTGGTTTTACGGTTAAGTTGATATTGTTTAAAGCATGGAATTGTCCATACCATTTATTCATATTCGTTAATTTAGCCGCTGGAACCTCTACATTTTTAAGTTTTGTCATAATATTTTTTCCTTCCAAACGGTTTTATGGCGTTTTTGTTCCAACCCAGTTTTCTTGTTCTGTGGATTCAATTGCTTCTGGTTTTGATTGGCGAACCCATTGAATGGCTTCTTTCGAATTCATCCCCATGTAGGTTAATAAATCCGCTGCCATCATTCCTGTGCGTCCAATTCCAGATAAGCAGCTCAACGCAATAAGCTCGTCTCTTGCCAAAGCAGATAATATTTCAGGCAAGCTTTCTTTCCATTCACTTGCTATTGAAAGGTTTGGTATACCGAAGTCCTGAATAGGCAAACTTTGAAAATGGATACCTGCCGAAATAGCCGCTTGCTGTGCCTGTTTGTAAGCACTATTAGGTAGGTCATCAGGATGCGCGAAGGTATAAAACCTACGGCAATTATTTTCATACAGCTTGTTGAACGTACTGCTTAGCCAGCCAGGATCGATGTAACTATGGCTGTCAGCTCCAATTAATAAGCCCGGAAACCCCATTAGAGCAAGATGACCTTTTTTCTTGTCAGGCGTGTCAACAAGCGTCCAACGAGTTGGTCGTTCAATGTCTATTTCGTAAGAAAAAAATGCCATGCTTATCTCGCTTTCAAAAACGATATGATTGAATATATAAAGGGGTAAAAGCTGTGTGGTGGTTAAAAAATCATCACACAGCTTCATTCGCCATGTGTTCGGATTAACGAATAGGATAAGGGTACAACAAGCCACCATTACTCACTAACGCATTAAAGGTACCTTCACGAGTGATATTCAATGTAGTGTGCGAACCTAAATGTTTGTCGTAAACTTCCCCATAGTTGCCTACTTGTTTGATGATCTGATAGCTCCAATCCTCAACTAACCCTAAAGACGTCGCTATTTCACTAGCTGCGGAATCGCTACCAAACAAACGTTTTACGGCTTTAGGTTGGTTATCTAAATCGGCAACGACTTGGTCAATATTCTTTGATGTCACGCCCAAATGTTCTGCGTTTAGCATTACTTGGAAAGACCAGAAAATAGCCGTTTCAAATGCATTATCAGGACGAGCAACCAATGTTAGGGGTTCGTTAGAAATGATGTTAGGCAACAAAGCATAATCACTTGGCGTTTTAGCTAACTGACGATCCGATGCTAATGCCGTTAAATCGCTCGCCAAAACATCGCATTTGCCAGAGAAAAACGCCTGCATGCGAGCACTTTTGTCATTGATGTTTTCGACTTTATATTGCAAGTTGTTATCAGTGAACCAATCTGCAATATTCAATAACGTGGTCGATCCTTCTTCGGCACATACCGTCGCTCCGCTTAACTCACTTGCGTTTTTTACACCAAGTTTTTTTGGAACCATAAAACCTTGGCCATCGTAGAAAGTCGTCACAACAAAGCTCATACCTGGATTCGCATCACGTGTTCCTGTTCTTGTGATACTACGAGAAGCCATGTGGGCTTTTTGCGCGACAATGGTTTTCATACTGTCAGAGAAGCCAATGCCTCGAATGCTAGCTTTGTCTGCATCGCCCAAAATAGCTGCTGCAGTCATACGGCAAAACTCTGTATTAAATCCTTGGAATACACCTTGGCTGTCTGGTACAGAAAAGCCTAGGGAGTTAGGGTTTACTAAACAAATGACTTCATCATTCGCTTTGATTTCATCCATAACAGCACCCGCTTGAACTTGACTTGCTGTAATCGTGAATGCGGTTGCAACCGCGCATAGTTTTGCTGCATTTTTCATTGGGAACGCTCCTAGTTGAGTTAATACATTGGCTAAATTAATGATTACTTCGCTATTTTAGATTCCGTGGTTTCCAGTTTTCTGCTGTAAGTTGAAAGGCATAGGCAAGTACAAAAATACCAAAGTGCGACCAACAAATAGGCTTCGACACCATACTGTTGCCATTGGGGTTCGCTGTAAGCCATTTTGGCTGTCGCCATAATGTCGTGAATCCCTAAAATAACCACTAAAGAGGTATCTTTATAAGCGCCCAGTAAGGTGTTCATGTTTCCTGGCATCGAACGTTTTAAGGCTTGAGGCAAAATGACGAAACGCATTGTCTGCCAATAGGTTAGGCCTTGAGATTGCGCAGCTTCATATTGCCCTTTTGGTAACGCCTGTAAACCGCCTCGAATCCCT
Protein-coding sequences here:
- a CDS encoding amino acid ABC transporter ATP-binding protein, with translation MTKLKNVEVPAAKLTNMNKWYGQFHALNNINLTVKPGERVVICGPSGSGKSTLIRCLNRLEEHQSGQIIVDGIELNNNLKNINQVRQEVGMVFQHFNLYPHLTVLENCILAPMHVRKQPKSVAMENAMTFLERVKISEQANKYPSQLSGGQQQRVAIARTLSMGPKTILFDEPTSALDPEMIKEVLDVMVSLVEENITMICVTHEMGFAKRVADRVIFMDAGEIIEEGPPDTFFNNPRSARTQQFLNQILGH
- a CDS encoding dual specificity protein phosphatase family protein — its product is MAFFSYEIDIERPTRWTLVDTPDKKKGHLALMGFPGLLIGADSHSYIDPGWLSSTFNKLYENNCRRFYTFAHPDDLPNSAYKQAQQAAISAGIHFQSLPIQDFGIPNLSIASEWKESLPEILSALARDELIALSCLSGIGRTGMMAADLLTYMGMNSKEAIQWVRQSKPEAIESTEQENWVGTKTP
- a CDS encoding transporter substrate-binding domain-containing protein — protein: MKNAAKLCAVATAFTITASQVQAGAVMDEIKANDEVICLVNPNSLGFSVPDSQGVFQGFNTEFCRMTAAAILGDADKASIRGIGFSDSMKTIVAQKAHMASRSITRTGTRDANPGMSFVVTTFYDGQGFMVPKKLGVKNASELSGATVCAEEGSTTLLNIADWFTDNNLQYKVENINDKSARMQAFFSGKCDVLASDLTALASDRQLAKTPSDYALLPNIISNEPLTLVARPDNAFETAIFWSFQVMLNAEHLGVTSKNIDQVVADLDNQPKAVKRLFGSDSAASEIATSLGLVEDWSYQIIKQVGNYGEVYDKHLGSHTTLNITREGTFNALVSNGGLLYPYPIR